The following are encoded in a window of Acidimicrobiales bacterium genomic DNA:
- a CDS encoding LLM class F420-dependent oxidoreductase has product MEIGAFVPLAAFSANPTFLRALGPALEEHGFESVWVPEHVVLFDDYDSEYPYAADGKFPGGGDTGLLEPFTALTYLAAVTDTLRLGTGICLVAQRNPVYTAKQVADLDVLSGGRVEFGVGAGWLREEFEALNVPFERRGQRTDDHLAVMKALWTEEVSSYEGELYTLPKARLYPKPVQSPHPPVIVGGESDAALRRAARIGQGWYGFNRTPDQVPEALERLDRALAAEGRSRTDDDFSVTICPYFNPVDRDALSRYEDLGVDRAVVVVFAFDVPSLHTTLDQMSSDLLG; this is encoded by the coding sequence ATGGAGATCGGTGCCTTCGTCCCGCTGGCGGCCTTCAGCGCCAACCCCACGTTCCTCCGCGCCCTCGGGCCGGCTCTCGAGGAGCACGGCTTCGAGTCGGTGTGGGTACCCGAGCACGTGGTGCTCTTCGACGACTACGACAGCGAGTACCCGTACGCCGCCGACGGGAAGTTCCCCGGGGGCGGCGACACGGGCCTGCTCGAGCCGTTCACCGCGCTGACCTACCTGGCTGCGGTCACCGACACGTTGCGCCTGGGCACCGGCATCTGCCTGGTCGCCCAGCGCAACCCGGTGTACACGGCCAAGCAGGTGGCCGACCTCGACGTGTTGTCGGGCGGCCGCGTCGAGTTCGGCGTGGGCGCGGGGTGGCTGCGGGAGGAGTTCGAGGCGCTGAACGTGCCGTTCGAGCGCCGGGGGCAGCGGACCGACGACCACCTCGCGGTGATGAAGGCGCTGTGGACCGAGGAGGTCTCGTCGTACGAGGGCGAGCTGTACACGCTGCCGAAGGCGCGGCTGTACCCGAAGCCGGTGCAGAGCCCGCACCCGCCGGTCATCGTGGGCGGCGAGAGCGACGCCGCGCTCCGGCGGGCGGCCCGCATCGGTCAGGGCTGGTACGGCTTCAACCGCACGCCCGACCAGGTGCCCGAGGCCCTGGAGCGTCTCGACCGGGCCCTCGCCGCCGAGGGCCGCTCCCGCACCGACGACGACTTCTCCGTCACCATCTGCCCCTACTTCAACCCGGTCGACCGCGACGCCCTGTCCCGCTACGAGGACCTGGGCGTCGACCGTGCGGTCGTGGTCGTCTTCGCCTTCGACGTCCCCAGCCTCCACACCACGCTGGACCAGATGTCGTCGGACCTTCTCGGCTGA
- the leuA gene encoding 2-isopropylmalate synthase, with protein MPFEKYVPFQPLAPFQLTDRTWPDKRIEKAPVWCSVDLRDGNQALIDPMDSARKRRMFETLVQMGFKEIEVGFPSASQPDFDFVRDLITEDLIPDDVTIQVLTQCRAELIERTYESIKGAREAIVHFYNSTSMLQRRVVFGLDYAGITQIATDAARLSRKLEDTVPGTKVRYEYSPESFTGTEIDYAVEICSAVFDVIDPDADVGLVMNLPATVEMYTPNIYGDVIEYFHRNVPHRDRVVLSLHPHNDQGTAVAAAEFGVMAGADRVEGTLFGNGERTGNVDLVTIALNLFSQGVDPELDVTDIDALRRVAEYCNRLPVHPRHPYVGDLVYTAFSGSHQDAIKKGFDALGEDYDEWGVPYLPIDPKHVGRSYEAVIRVNSQSGKGGVAYIMKAEHGLDLPRRLQIEFSKTIQGITEDTGTEITPAHMWDTFQGEYLAEDAPVQLVSHESNTGESGSKVTAQLLVDGQHVTVTGQGNGPIAAFVSGVRSELGIDIDVVDYSEHAVGAGSDATAVAYVETQDADGTVRWGIGKHESIETASLRAVVSAVNRHR; from the coding sequence ATGCCGTTCGAGAAGTACGTGCCGTTCCAGCCGCTCGCCCCGTTCCAGCTGACCGACCGCACCTGGCCCGACAAGCGCATCGAGAAGGCGCCCGTGTGGTGCTCGGTCGACCTGCGCGACGGCAACCAGGCCCTGATCGACCCCATGGACTCGGCCCGCAAGCGCCGCATGTTCGAGACCCTCGTGCAGATGGGCTTCAAGGAGATCGAGGTCGGCTTCCCGTCCGCCAGCCAGCCCGACTTCGACTTCGTGCGGGACCTGATCACCGAGGACCTGATCCCCGACGACGTCACCATCCAGGTCCTCACCCAGTGCCGGGCCGAGCTGATCGAGCGCACCTACGAGTCGATCAAGGGCGCCCGCGAGGCGATCGTCCACTTCTACAACTCCACGTCGATGCTGCAGCGCCGGGTGGTCTTCGGGCTCGACTACGCCGGCATCACCCAGATCGCCACCGACGCCGCCCGCCTGTCCCGCAAGCTGGAGGACACGGTGCCGGGCACGAAGGTCCGCTACGAGTACTCGCCCGAGAGCTTCACCGGCACCGAGATCGACTACGCCGTGGAGATCTGCTCGGCGGTGTTCGACGTGATCGACCCGGATGCCGACGTCGGCCTGGTCATGAACCTGCCGGCCACCGTCGAGATGTACACGCCCAACATCTACGGCGACGTGATCGAGTACTTCCACCGCAACGTCCCCCACCGCGACCGGGTGGTCCTGTCGCTGCACCCCCACAACGACCAGGGCACCGCCGTCGCCGCCGCCGAGTTCGGCGTGATGGCCGGCGCCGACCGGGTGGAGGGCACGCTGTTCGGCAACGGCGAGCGCACCGGCAACGTCGACCTGGTGACGATCGCCCTCAACCTGTTCAGCCAAGGTGTCGACCCCGAGCTCGACGTCACCGACATCGACGCGCTGCGCCGGGTGGCCGAGTACTGCAACCGCCTGCCCGTCCACCCCCGGCACCCGTACGTGGGCGACCTCGTCTACACGGCGTTCTCGGGCAGCCACCAGGACGCCATCAAGAAGGGCTTCGACGCGCTCGGCGAGGACTACGACGAGTGGGGCGTGCCGTACCTGCCCATCGACCCGAAGCACGTCGGCCGCTCCTACGAGGCCGTGATCCGGGTGAACAGCCAGTCGGGCAAGGGTGGCGTCGCCTACATCATGAAGGCCGAGCACGGCCTCGACCTGCCCCGCCGCCTGCAGATCGAGTTCTCGAAGACGATCCAGGGCATCACCGAGGACACCGGCACCGAGATCACGCCCGCCCACATGTGGGACACGTTCCAGGGCGAGTACCTGGCCGAGGATGCGCCGGTGCAGCTCGTGTCGCACGAGTCGAACACCGGGGAGTCGGGGTCGAAGGTGACGGCGCAGCTGCTGGTCGACGGCCAGCACGTGACCGTGACCGGGCAGGGCAACGGGCCCATCGCGGCGTTCGTCAGCGGTGTCCGCAGCGAGCTGGGCATCGACATCGACGTGGTCGACTACAGCGAGCACGCCGTCGGTGCCGGCTCCGACGCCACCGCGGTCGCCTACGTCGAGACCCAGGACGCCGACGGCACGGTCCGCTGGGGCATCGGCAAGCACGAGAGCATCGAGACGGCGTCGCTGCGGGCGGTCGTGTCCGCCGTGAACCGCCACCGCTGA